The following coding sequences lie in one Rhizobium leguminosarum genomic window:
- the tnpB gene encoding IS66 family insertion sequence element accessory protein TnpB (TnpB, as the term is used for proteins encoded by IS66 family insertion elements, is considered an accessory protein, since TnpC, encoded by a neighboring gene, is a DDE family transposase.): MFRLADDLRVYLHRDPIDFRAGINSLAILVEQSMGLSPFERAVFVFCNRRRTRMKLLFFERSGFVLVLKALSEDRFRWPRREAPVVTLDTEQLRWLLDGIDLDAMVRHPVRQYEFVG; this comes from the coding sequence ATGTTCCGGCTGGCTGACGATCTTCGCGTCTATCTTCACCGGGACCCGATCGACTTTCGTGCGGGGATCAACAGCCTGGCGATCCTGGTCGAGCAGTCGATGGGCCTGAGCCCGTTCGAGCGTGCTGTCTTTGTCTTTTGCAACCGCCGGCGCACCCGGATGAAGCTCCTGTTCTTCGAGCGGTCAGGGTTCGTGCTTGTATTGAAAGCCTTGTCCGAAGACCGGTTTCGCTGGCCCCGCCGCGAGGCGCCGGTCGTGACGCTCGATACCGAACAGTTGCGCTGGCTGCTTGACGGCATCGATCTCGACGCGATGGTGCGCCATCCTGTTCGGCAATATGAGTTTGTCGGCTGA